From the genome of Mucilaginibacter paludis DSM 18603:
TACAATATTTTGCTCGGTATACGGCCAGGCGCTCATGCTTAATAAACTATCGGCAACTACCAGCAGGCCGTCGTTCTTTTTATCGGATAGAAACATCCAACGCACATCGGTACGGTTACCGTTCTCCTGCGGCACCACATAATTTTCCATAAACTGGTCTATTGGTTGTGAGTAAATACCAACCGGAAAACCTGTCCGCCTGTCGATGTAATTTTCCATTAATCCGCGCCCGTACCAGCTGATCTGGCCGTAAGCCCTCACTATTCCACACTGCATCCCTACCTTCGGTATATTTGGCAAACCCGCTAAAGGAGTTAAATTATAATCTACCTTAACGGTGCCATTACCATTTATAGTATAGGTAACATCAACAGAAGCTTTACCCTTAATTAAACTGTATTTGCTGATGATTTTAACGGTGCCTTTGCGTGAGTTATCGCTGGCAATTCCCGTCAGCTTTAAATCAGGCTCATACCACACCTGAAGTTTTTTATCAGCTTTCCATCCCCGGTGGTCGTTATCAGTAGCGGGGCGGCTAAAGTGCGGCAGCAGCGGACTAAAAACCTGCTCCTTGCCATCTAATATGTAGGAAGCAAGGGCGCCATTGGCTTTATTAATACTTACTGTAAAATTGCTCCCGGCTACAGAGTAACCATCGGTTGTTTCGCTCAGGCGGACAGCTGCAAAATTTTCGTTTTGCTTTTTCGCAGCAGCTAATCCGCTTAAGGCAAACTGATCGGATGCTACTTCAAAACCTTTATCGGCCCATAAGGCACTTTCGGGTAAAGTGAAGCTGATATTGGCAAAATATTCTATACCCGCCTTTAATTTAGGCAGATAAGGTAATATACTAATAACGGTATCTCTGCCTGGCGCAAGGTTGATATGCGGGATAGCCTTGCTTGAAATTACTTTACCATCTTCCAATATTTTCAGGTTTACATCAAAGTAGTTAAGTGATTGAGCACCATTACGATTAGTTACTTTAATTAAACCTTTAGCCGCGTCAGCAAGTTCGCAGGTTGTTTGCTGAAATACGTGCTTGCATTCGTAAATAGCAGCTTTGGGCCTGCCATCAGAAGCAACAATTCCCTTGATGGTAAAGTCGTCAAAATAGCGCTCGCCATAATCGCCGCCGTAGGCATAAAAAGGTACTCCGGCAGAATCAGTTTTTAACAAGCCCTGATCCTTAAACTCCCAGATACCGGCCCCGATGATCCGTTTGGTAGAGCGGAACAGATCCCAAAACTCCTTAAGGTTACCGTTTGAATTACCCATGGCGTGCGAATACTCAACGAAAAATATAGGGCGATGATCGCCGTTTTGCTGATTAGCCAGTAAGGGTATAGTGAACAGCCCCGGATACATCCGGCTTACAATATCGACATAAGGTTGGTCAACAGGATTCTGCAGGCGGTGCGAATGGTCGTTTGGTTTCAAATATCTTGGATCCGATTGGTCAATATACCCCTCGGCCTGCGGAGTGCCCTGAGCGGGCTCATAATGCACCGGGCGGGTAATATCAAAATCATGAACCCAACCGGCCATAGCCGAGTGGTTTGGCCCGCGGCCCGCCTCGTTGCCCAAACTCCAGATGATGATACTCGGGTGATTCTTGTCGCGCATTACCATTCGGGTAACGCGATCCAGGTAAGCACTTGCCCACACCGGGTCGTTACTCAGTTTAGAACCTAAACCGTGCGTTTCAAGGTTAGCTTCGTCGATGACCAGCAATCCGTACTGATCGCACAGATCATAGAGGTAGGGATCCATCGGATAATGGCTGGTACGGATGCAATTAAAATTGAAGCGTTTAATAGTTTGCACGTCCCGCAGGATAATATCCCGCGATAAGGCTTTCCCCTTAACGGGATCATGATCGGGGCGGTTTACGGCGTACAGGTAAGTTAGCTTTCCATTGATCAGCAATTTACTGTCGTCTTTAGAAAACTCAATGCTCCTGAAGCCTACCCGGCAGCTTTTCGCCTCCAGTATATGGCCTGTAGAATCCCGAAGCGCAATAACCAGTTTATAAAGGTTAGGCATTTCGGGGCTCCATTTGGCAGGGTTTTTCAATTTGGCTTCCATCAAGCCGAACTTGACGTTATCCAAACGAGGAAATATTTCGTTGATGATGCTTTCCACGCTTCTGTCCAGGGGTTTATCCAGTACAGGTTTGTTGTTTTGATCGTACAATTGAGCGGTTATATGATACCCTACCACTTGTTTACCGGTGAGGTTCTCAATCCTCGGCCTTAACTGAAACAGTACATCTTTATAATCCTTATCCAGTTTGCCCTGCCAAAAGAAATCGGCTATGCGCAGTTTAGGTTCGGCCAGTAACATCACCTCGCGATGGATGCCACTCATGCGCCATTGATCCTGGTCTTCCAAAAAATAACCATCGCTCCAACGGATCACCTGTACCGATAACACATTCTCACCAGCTTGCAGATAAGGCGTGATATTAAACTCCGACGAATTAAAGCTATCCTCGCCGTAACCTAAAAATTTGCCGTTCACCCAAACTTTAAAACCCGATGCCACGCCGCCAAAGTGCAGCGTGATATTCATATCCTTCCAGTTAGCAGGGATAGTGAATGTTCGCTGATAACTGCCCATACCGTTGTAATCCTGGGGTACATGTGGCGGGTTTACCGGGCGAAACGGGTAAACGGCGCTTTTGTAGATCGGCTTATCATAGCCTTGCATTTCCCAGCTTGAGGGTACGATGATCTTTTTCCAGCCGCTTACCCTGCTTTTATAAAAATCCTTTGGCGCATCGGATGGCTTCAGGGCGAAGGAAAAATCCCACAGACCGTTTAAAGAGATCATCCGGCCTGATTTTTCCCTATCGAAACTCAGAGCGCCATCAATATTACTGAACGAATAGGCCGTGGCTCTGGCAGCGTCGCGGTTGATGCCATCCACGGATGGATTTTCCCAGGGTTCGGCATTATAAATTTCCGGGGCATTAGGGATAGCCGCCGGAGTTTTATCTACCAATTGGGCCAGCACATGCGGCGAACAAAGCATACCAGCCAGCAAAAAAGCCCATTTCGATCTTTTCATAAATTAAATTTCGTTTAAAAACTCATCCTTAAAACCAAAACCCCAGCCGGGCCTGTTATGTGGCGATGCCATACCGTTTCTGATTTGGATAGGATGATCAATCAGCGGATCGATCCAATCGAAGGATTCGGCCCCGGCCCCATTGGGTATGGTACACAGCAACGGAATGTCATAATCTTTATAATAATGCGGCAGCACCGGGATATGGAAACTACCGGCCAATGCGGCACTATCCCTCCAGGCCTCTACTCCGCCCAGGCGTAAAATATCAGGCTGCCAGATATCGATAGCATTGCGGCTCAGCAACTCGCGAAGTGGTAAAGTTGAATACTCGCGCTCGCCCATAGCCAACGAAATGCCGGTTTGGTTGCGCAACAATTTATAACCTTCAAAATCGGCATGGTGGATGGGCTCTTCAAGCCATTGAATGTTTAAGGCGCGTGCCGCACGGGCCAGGGTGATGGCGTTTGGCACCGTCATGCCCTGGTTGGCATCCATCATAATACCAATCTCGTTGCCTACGGCTTCGCGTACAAGGGTTAACCTTTCCAGGTCTTCCTTCCAATCGGGCTTTCCAACTTTTATCTTTACCGCTTTAAATCCACGGGCCTTGTAGCCGGTCACTTCGGCAATCAGCTCTTCCACTGAGTAAGACGTCCATCCCCCGCTTCCGTAAATAGGCACTTCTGTACGCGAAGCACCCAGCACTTTCCAGATAGGCTGGCCCAATATTTTGCACCAGGCATCCCACATGGCAATATTATAAGCGGCTTGTGCCCAGCGGTTTATTCCCTCCTGCCCAAAGTACTCGTTGGCGGCATTAATTTGCTCAAATACTTTTACCGTATTGTGAACCGGCTCGCCAATAACCATCTCGCCTACATCTTTCATGGCACCCGCTATAGCACCGGCGCTGTACTGAAAGCTGAGCAAATACGATTCGCCAATTACTCCGCCTGCGGTTTGAATCCGTAGAACAATAAAAGAAATCTCGGTGAGCGTATGTGTAGCATCCGAAATTGGTTTTTCTAACTTAGCCTTTGCGCTATAAACCTGGTAACTTTTTATTTTTTCCATTTCAATAATTTTTATAAAATTTATAAAGCTGAATAAGAAACGATATAATCCTTGCCCTTTTCAATACTCAACTCATAGCCGTTATTGCCTTTAGCTTGTATGGTTCCGGTTTTACAAACTGGTTTGCTTTTGCTTTTAATGCGCAATAAGCCAGTGCCTATATCGCCTTTAATTTTTATCTGGCTGGTGCTGCAATACATTTTGATATTTCCATCGGGTGTTGGCACAGTACCTTCCATCCATTTTAATCCACCTAAATTAGGTTCAACCAAATAGCTTTGATAGCCTGGCGTTAAGGGTTTTATTCCTAAATAGTATTTACCTAACAGGTATATCGGGCTGGCTCCCCAGGCGTGGCAGAGGCTCTTGCCAAATGGGCGACCATACATGGCGTAAACGTCGGCTCCGGTTTTATCGGGGTTATATTCTTCCCAGAAAGAGGTAGCGCCCAGCTTGAGCATCCCGCCCCAATAATCCTTCATTTGTTTTAAAACGTAACCCTGCTCACCCATGGCGCATAATGCCTCCAGCTCGTAAAAGCGCATATAGGGGGTGGTAATTTTTTGTATCTTATCATTTAGCAGCACGTTGGTTTTTACATCCTGCTTTTGCTGCTCGTTAAAGTAATTGAAGAAGATAGCGAACATATTGGTATAACGCGTAACATTATCGCTTTGAGCGCCATCAATCAGACTATGTACCAGGGCGTGTTTCTGATCGTTCCAATACAATTTGAATATCTTGGCTTTGAGCTCATCGGCCAGGGCCTGGTATTTTGCCGCTCCTTCGGCATCGTTATTTAATTTGGCGCAGGTAGCCATAGTTTCCAGGCTACGGCAAAATAACAGTTGCTCAAAACTCAGCTCGCCTTTTTTGCTTAAGCCATCGGCCCAATCAATAAACAGCCAATCGCCGGGTAAGCCTGCCATCATACCGTTGCTGTCGCGGCGCGCCAGGCAATAATCCATCAGCGTTTGCATCCTGGGGTAAAACTGTTTGATGAAGCTTTTATCGCCCGTGTACTGGTAATAGTCGTTGATACTTAAAAACCAGTAAAAGGTATAATCCATAATGGTATTGATATGGCTGGTTACGGGATCTTTACCGCGAAGGGCCAATATGGTGCGGGTAACCGTTGGCGAATCAAAGAACGAATAATAGTTCATGGCATAGCTTTGATAAGCGTCGCCCGACCAGATCCACCTGTCGCGCTTAATACCATCGATAAAAAACTCGCGGGTGGCTAACTGAAGCGTATATTTCGAGATATCGTAAATTTTGTTCACCTCATCATCCGAGCAACGGAACGCTCCCCTTTGCGTTAGCGGCGCATACTCGTACAACATGGAAACAGAATCCACACTGATGCCGCCATCATACTGCGCATTAACATAACGCAAAGCCTTGGACAGTTCCATCACCGAATCCTTTTTTACAGGCTCATTGATATCCAGTTCGTCCAGGGTTTCGCAATGCTCAACAGACATGGCCTCCTCTCTCGACTCGCCATAATAAATATGCAGCTTGCCCTTTCCCTTTAAGCCATGCAGTTTAACAAAGCCAAAAGTTTCTTTACCAAAATCAAGAAAAATTGAATTTGCTTTTTTTTCGCTTTTAACAGCATGCTGCGGCAAAGTTGGCAACCTGAATTTAGACGGCGGTGAAAGCGGGTCGTTAAAGTTCCAGGCCCCAGCATTAAGGTAAGTAGTGCCCGATTTATCGGATACCTTGCCGGTGGCATCTATCCACTCTTTATCCTCAAACGTAACCAACCAGGTATCATCAGATACAACGGTTTTGCCCTGCACAAATATAGCTGGAACCCTATCCTGGCAATAAACCTTTAAGCTCACCTTGTGATGGCCCGCCGGTACGGTGATGCTTTTAGGGTAGCCTATAAAAGCCTGCCCATCAACCTTGGCATTATAGATGCCTTCCACATATAGCTTTACCTCCTCGGTGGCGGGTACATCAAAATCTTTATGGAATTCAACCAGTACATAATGGCTATCCATTTTCCATAATACCGGTAAAAATGATCCTCGGTCGGTTCTGCGGTTTTGCATTTTATTACCCAGCCAAACTTCAAAATCGCCGGGGTAATAAATCCAGGTCGCTTTTTTGGCTTGGGCCGATGCCGTACTAAAACCAGTTAAATTACAAACAGCAAATACAGCTAATAAAGCCTTATAAAAAAGCAACTTATGTAATTTTATCTTTATCATTTATTCAAATTTAAAATCGTTGTAAAATCAAATTCCATCATCTAAAACTTAACGAAACTAAAAAACAAATACAAGCCCACCATCACCAGGCTAAGTAAAATCCAGGATAGCTTAACCGTTGGGGTCGTTGTCCAAACAGGTGCTTCGGCAGCTTCATCAACCACGTAAATTTGCGGAGACGGATCCAGAACGGAGATGCCTATGGCCAACACCGTTAGTACCACAAAGATGAGAAACGACAGAAGCAAGTAATGCGGCCAAAAATGGTGAGTAGTTGCAGGCCACACCCATAAATATAACACACCGGTGCCGAGGCTGATGATAGAACCTATTGATAAAACAAAGTTTACCGCCTTTCGGGATGTGCGTTTCCAAAATACAGAAAGCAGGAACACGACAGCCAGCGGAGGTGCTATAAAGCCAAGAATGGATTGAAATACATCAAACAGGTTGAGGCCTTTAATGCTATCGATAGCCAACGCCATGCCGATGGCAAAGATGCAACCCGCAATTACCGTTAGCCTGCCCATCCTGATGATTTGCTGATTACTGGCCATCGGGTTAAGCTTTTTAACATAGATATCCATGGTAAATACGGTACTCAATGCATTTAACGACGAGCCTATGGTACCCACCAAAACGGCTATCAGCACAACGATAACCAAGCCATTCATTCCCGGAGGGAAAAGATTGGTTACCATCGTCATATACGCTTCGCTTGGGTCTTTGAGATGCGGGAACAGGATATAACAAATCATCCCTGTTAAAATAAACAAGGGCAGCGAAAGGATTTTCAGCCAGCCGATAAAGCTCACGCCCAATTGCCCCTGCTCGAGGTTTTTTGCGCCCAATACTGATTGTACCATGGCCTGATCGGTACAGAAAAAAGCGATAGCCGAAACGGGATAACCCAACAGGATAGCATACCAGGGATATTTAGGATCGTTAGCGGGATGAATCAGTTGCCAGTAATTTGCCGGTACATTATGAATAACCGATGAGATGCTACCTACTTTGATCACCCCCAAAACGTTGAGCGTAACGGATACGCCAATTAACAACAACATCTGAAAGATATTAACTTTAGCTATTGCTTTTAAACCGCCAGTAAAGGCAAATAAACCTGCGAATGATACCAGCACGATAACCGACTCCCACATGGGGATGCCCAATACCTGCCTCACCAAAAGGCCCCCGGCAAACAGACCTAATGACAGCCAGGAGATAAGCATTTTAACCAGCGCGTACCAAGCCAGTATATTTTGTGTTGAATCGCCATAGCGCTTCCCCATAAACTCGGGCATGGTGGTCACCTTGGCGGCCAGGTAGCGCGGTGCAAAAACCATCGCCAGCAACATCAGGAAAACAAAAGCATACCAATCAAAATTAGCCCCTACAATGCCCGAGCTATAACCAATGCTTGCAAACGCCAAAAGCAACGATGGCCCAACATTGGTACCCCACATATTGAAACCAATACTGGCCCAACCCAATGATTTGTCAGCCAAAAAGTACGACTCCTCCTTATTTCTGCCCACAAAACTGGCCCTGTAACCTATCACTATCAATATGATGAGGTAGGCTACCACAATGCCATAATCCAATATGGTGAGTCGGTCAATGATGCTGTTCATGTGTGTTGCTGTTTGTTAGTGGGTTATTGGTTATTGAGTTATTGAGTTATTAGGTTATTGGATTATTAGGTTATTGAGTTATTCTTTCTGTATTGTCTGTTAATGAATATATTAGTTATTAGTGCGTGAAGGTTGGTTTCCCCGGCGTGCATCCTGCCTCTTGTTTCTTACTTCTAATATCTCTCCCAACTCGTTCCCCCTTCAGGGGGTTAGGGGGCCTATGCCGTTTAATATATCCGCAATCTTAACTGGCTTTCCTGTTTGCAGTGACTGATCCATCGCCTGCAATAAAGCCACAGTGCCTATACCCTCTTTTAAATCGGGATATGCGGTAAAATCCTGCTCTATGCTATCGGCAAAATATTCCAGGTAGTTTTGATACTCGCCCGCGTGGTGGCTCTGACCCTCAAAACGGAAGTAATATTTGATGGTGCTATCGCCCCAGCAAACTATCTTTTCCTCGCCGGTTTTATCGGTGATGGCATAACGCAGCTCATGGTAATCGGCCTGCGATGCGCCTTCGGTGCCTCTTAAAATAACGGTCATGCCGCTATCTCTTTGGGCAGGCTGCGTTGGGCCTGTGTATGCTCCGCTCACCCTGGCAATACGCCCATCGGTTGCGCGGAAGATGAAATGCATGGTATCCTCATTTTTTAACCCGGCTGTTTTAGCATTACTGCTGATCATGCCATAGCCCATTACCTCTTCAATGTCGGGCATATACCAGCGGATAAAATCCACCGGATGACTCAGACCGCCGTACAACCATTTAAATGACGACTCCAATGCCCAGGGCTTTTCTAAAAACCAGCGATGGTCGGCGTGGTAGTGACTTTCAATCGTAATTAAATCGCCTATCAGCTGAGCTTCAAAATCCTTCCGTTGCCTTTTGGCGGGCTCAAAAAAACGAGAGCTCTGCCCAATAAACACTTTCTTGCCAACCTTTTCGGCCAGCTCAATCAATTCGTTGGCTGTTGACAGGTCATCAATAAAGGGCTTGGTGCAAATCACGTGCTTACCATGCAACAGCGCCTGCTTAACATGTTCAGCATGTAAATGATCGGGCGTATAAATTGCTATCGCGTCTATTTCTCTATCATCCAACATATCCTGGTAGTTGGTTGTGTAATCGTACATTTTGAATTCGTCGGCGCGTTTGCGGCATAGATCCTCACTGCGGTCGCACACCATTTTCAATTCCCATTTAGGGCTTTGTATAGCTGCCGACATCGTACTCCGGCCCTCGCCTAATCCTAATATTCCTAATTTGAGCATGACTGTGTGTTGTTATTTGTTATTAGGTTATTTGTTATTGAGTTACTGGTTATTCGTTATTGGGTTATTAGGTTACTGGTTATTCGGTTATTAGTTATTGGTTATTGAGTGCTCCGGCATTTTTATGGTTACTAAACTCTTTATTAATTTAAGACTCAAGGCTCTCGGCTCAGAACTCCGGACTCAAGACTCCCGGCTCAGGACTCAAGACTATCCCACCGGTTTAAAAAACACCCATACTTCATTCTTTTTTGTTCCGGGAATACCGGTTTGGTATTTTTTCATCATCGCGTTCCATTCGTCAACCCTTGGGTTATTCTCGGTAGTTTTGGGATTTAGCTTATCCAGGCTTTCTCCTTTCGGGATACTGATCACGAGCATCAACTGCCTGCCGTTTTCAAATACCAGTAGTTGTTGAAAATTGGCATGGCAAAATCCGTTTGAAACCTCGGGCCATTTTTGAAACTGCGTAGCGTGATATTGCAGGTATTCCTGTTGCATTTTAGGGTCTGCAACCAGGTTTGCGGTAAGGATAATATTTTCCCAGTCCTTGGCTTCCGTTTGGTTATTGCAGTACTTCCGGTTGAAATTATAAAAAGGGCGACTGTACGATTTAATGCTGCAAGCAGGATACCTGGCTTTGATTTGTTTTAGCAATTTCACCGTGTCCGGCAGGTTACCATAAATCACCAAATGATTCTTCCACTGGTAAACTGATGACAAGGGGATACCATTTTGTTTGCATACGTTAAGCAATAGCCGGGCATTGATGCTTGCACCTGTTTTTCCGGTCAGCTCAACTACCGAAGGTGTTTTGGAAGATGCAACAGCAAAGCTTTTACGTGAGCCGCACAGCAAAGAAACGACAACACATAATATCAATAAAATATTGATATTCAAAATATTATATAGTTTACTTAATTTCATTACTTACATAGTGATTAATAGCTTGATTATCCGGATTGTTGACTTTCTCTTTTAAAAGATAACGGTAAGCTGGCTCCAGGCCGGCCGTATTTCTTATCTTCTCCGCCACTTGGGGGCCATTATTTTCCCAGGTATTACCGGGGCCGTTGGCGTTTTTCAGGAACTTTTCAGCCGGACACCAATTATCTTTTACGGTGATATATGATGAGCCCTCGTCGGTATACAAATAGAACCAATGTATTGGATCGTGAGCGTAGGGGGCCTTGTAAATTGAGTCGACATAGTTCTCCAATATCATGGTTCCGGGCTGCGCCGATAGGGTATAAATCCCGGCAACATCGTACATGTGTTTGGCATAATGACTGATTTTATTGGCGTAGATTCGGTTACCGCTCATGGCGTTAATCGTCTTGGTCCAGCCCCATCCCACACTGATTCCGCTGTATGCTACTTCGCAAATTTCGTTATGTTCAATGTTGATGTTTTTTACATAGCCTGCCCCTATCCCTACACAACCCCAATCCTCGTTGGTAACATCGGTTACCAGGTTATCGACGATATGTTCGTTAGTGCAAACCTCTCTCAGGTCTTTAGGATTGTAAGGTAAGTGAACTTCGGTTGCTTCGTCCGAAAATACGCCGGCAAGTATCCCCGTGCCCCCAATATCTTTAAACAGGCAAGCCTTAATTTCATCATCGTGGGTGCCTCGTTTATAATCGAGGCCGGTGGAGGCTAAGTGTTCAAACCGGCATAATTCAAAACCGGTATGGTTAGCGTACGCCACCGAAACCGCAGCCGCCGGACGGCCAACCCAGGCCTGGTTTTCCAGCCCTTTTTTGTCGGGAGTGCCAGGTATTCTTAACTTGTACGCATCGAGCATATACATGCCAGCCTGGTGCGGTACAAGCCCCGCGCGCGATGGATATAACCAGGTGGAATAGGCAAAGCCGATATTTTTAAAGTAAACATAGCTCACTGGATTATCGATGGTGCCTTCAACATTCAACAGGGTTTCCAGCGATGGCGCAACTATGGTGGCTAATGCAATGTTCTCTCCCATACGTGGCCAGTAATATATTTTCCGATTTTTAGCGTCGAGATACCATTCGCCAGGCTGATCTAAAAACTGGATGGCGTTTGTTAGGTAGAAGGCCGAGTTGCCGGCTGTTTTTGAGATCATGGGTGCAGGCCAGGGATGCTCGGATTGTATACGGCTTTCTGGCTGAAGGAAGGAAAGCTTCGCGCTGTCGCCCTGAACGGTAAGCGATTTAATACGCAGGATGGCGATGGCCCACATCTGGTGGATAAACATCTCCATACCGTCGACATGAGATAGATCGGCGGTTTTAGGTTTGGGGATCCAACAGGTTTGATCCTTGTGGTTCCATGATAAAATACGGCTCATGTTACCAGTGTTTACCTCGCGGCTGCGGACAGCCTTGCGGCCATTGATCCAAAGCTGCCTGAAGTTGAGCACGTCGACCCCTATCATTGGCGCATCCGCCACCCAGATTTTCCCTTTGGTTATATGGGGTAAGCCGCTAACCGGTTTGGTAAGTTTTTGCCAGCCTGTTATGTTTATACCTCCGTTGAATATTGGCATTTCGCCTGGCGCGGCTTCTATCACTGTCGGGCTGACAGCTGTGCCTGAATCTTCGGGGCGCACTACTATAGTTTCGAACAATTGATAGTTGCCTCCCTTTAAGATGATATGAATGCCATCCTTGATTCCCGGATCATTCAGCCTGCGCAGTTCTCTTGCACGGCGTATGGCGGCTGATGGTGTGGCCAGGGGTTGCTCTTTAGTGCCGCTATTTTGGTCGGAGCCTGTTGGTGATACCCAGATATCGGCGGCTTGGAGAGGGTTTGCACACAAGAAAAGCAACAAGATGAGAATGGCTTTTTTAGCAAATGCTGGAACAAGGCTATTGTTGTTGTTGCTGCGGGACACCATTCTAACCAACGGAAGGAAAATTGGGAAGACGTGCGAATAGTTTCTCAAACTGTGTCGTTGCGAGGTACGAAGCAATCGCACGGAGACAGGTCTGCTCTGTATTGTTCGCGATTGCTTCGTACCTCGCAATGACGCTTTGAGATTGATCAGCATTAACTTATTTAGATCGGCATTATCATGCATAACGCAACCTCCGCAAGGGTGTAGCCGCTCTGTATAGCATAGAGATTGCTTCGTTCCTCGCAATGGCGCAGGTTGGTGAGGTGATGATGACACTTCCCCTATCTGCTCTTGCGTAATTGACGATATGTTTTGATTGTTACTCACAAAAAAATCAGGATTGAAAAATAGATTTTACATATGCCGTATTTGCGCTAAAATTCCCTTTTACATTTTTGGTATCGTTTTTATCGCGTGAGCGGGCAATCACTAACCAGCCGCTCCATTTCATTTTCTCGAGGGTTTTCTTAACCTTTTTCATGTCGATCTTCGGGTCGTTCTGCAGCCACACGCCGTCCGTATCGGTACAATGGATCTGGCAAATCCGTTTCCTGCCTAAAATCTCCAGTTCCTGACTTACGTCTCTGCCGTTATCACAGGCGTTGGCGAAATTAAAATAGCTTTTCACATACGCCGAGCCAACCTCGTCCAGCAGTTTGGCTTCATCAGCCGCGGCTAAGGATGTTTCTATACCGATGGTTACACCAGCCGCTTCCGCTTTAGGTGCGATAGCCTTTAGGCGTTCAATTACGGCTGGGCGCAGTTCGGGTTTTTTAACCAGGTCGCACACGCCAAGGGGTAAAAATGCAACCTTCACATTCATCGCCTTGGCGGTATCTATACAATCTTGAACCATGCGGTCAACCCCATCGCGTTCAGCATACGACTGGGCGTAGAAGCCAGTCATCGCCAATGAACATATTTCCAGGTTGAGTTCTTTAGCTTTATTTGAAAACTGCTGGCGTATTTCGGGCGCAGCCAATTGGCTTTCAAACGTTGGCCGGTTGCCCAGCCCGCCCATATCAACCTCCAAACCATCGGCGCCAATATCCTTCGTTAACTGGAAGGCACCCAGTTTTTGTCTTTTTAAAATCATCAGGTCAACAACGGCAACTTTGTATTTTTGCTTTTTGCTATCCGCCAAAAATACATCCGCCCATGATGTGCTTTTAGCTAACAGCAAGCCCGCAGTAAGCAAAGCGGTATTTCCTAAAAAGCGGCGCCTGTTAAAAGTTGCTGATATTTCTTCTTCAGATTTCATATCCTGATCTATAATTTTTTAAATAGGTTCCTTAAATCACTAATCGGCAAAATCAGTTATGCTGTTTATTGCCCGAGGTAGCCTGATTAAAAACTTGCTCCATATTTTCAAATCCATGTATGGCATTGCCGGGCAGGCGTTCGCCTTTATCGCCAAATACATACAGGGCCTGTTCGTTTTCCACCGTGCTTTTACTTTCGTCGATATTACCGTTTTCGTCTTGTACAGCTTTTAAATCGAGGCCTAAATTTTTGGCCATAAACTGGTATACTGCCTTGCGTTTTGAGATACCATAGTCGTGCCCTTCGTTAGCCAAATGCACATTGGTAACGGCATCCCTCTTCCCGTAATAGCCGTAAACCTTTTGCAGGTACGGAAATTCAATTTCGGGTACGTGCTCTGTCCAGTCTTTACCATCCGAT
Proteins encoded in this window:
- a CDS encoding alpha-L-rhamnosidase-related protein → MIKIKLHKLLFYKALLAVFAVCNLTGFSTASAQAKKATWIYYPGDFEVWLGNKMQNRRTDRGSFLPVLWKMDSHYVLVEFHKDFDVPATEEVKLYVEGIYNAKVDGQAFIGYPKSITVPAGHHKVSLKVYCQDRVPAIFVQGKTVVSDDTWLVTFEDKEWIDATGKVSDKSGTTYLNAGAWNFNDPLSPPSKFRLPTLPQHAVKSEKKANSIFLDFGKETFGFVKLHGLKGKGKLHIYYGESREEAMSVEHCETLDELDINEPVKKDSVMELSKALRYVNAQYDGGISVDSVSMLYEYAPLTQRGAFRCSDDEVNKIYDISKYTLQLATREFFIDGIKRDRWIWSGDAYQSYAMNYYSFFDSPTVTRTILALRGKDPVTSHINTIMDYTFYWFLSINDYYQYTGDKSFIKQFYPRMQTLMDYCLARRDSNGMMAGLPGDWLFIDWADGLSKKGELSFEQLLFCRSLETMATCAKLNNDAEGAAKYQALADELKAKIFKLYWNDQKHALVHSLIDGAQSDNVTRYTNMFAIFFNYFNEQQKQDVKTNVLLNDKIQKITTPYMRFYELEALCAMGEQGYVLKQMKDYWGGMLKLGATSFWEEYNPDKTGADVYAMYGRPFGKSLCHAWGASPIYLLGKYYLGIKPLTPGYQSYLVEPNLGGLKWMEGTVPTPDGNIKMYCSTSQIKIKGDIGTGLLRIKSKSKPVCKTGTIQAKGNNGYELSIEKGKDYIVSYSAL
- a CDS encoding sodium:solute symporter family transporter; its protein translation is MNSIIDRLTILDYGIVVAYLIILIVIGYRASFVGRNKEESYFLADKSLGWASIGFNMWGTNVGPSLLLAFASIGYSSGIVGANFDWYAFVFLMLLAMVFAPRYLAAKVTTMPEFMGKRYGDSTQNILAWYALVKMLISWLSLGLFAGGLLVRQVLGIPMWESVIVLVSFAGLFAFTGGLKAIAKVNIFQMLLLIGVSVTLNVLGVIKVGSISSVIHNVPANYWQLIHPANDPKYPWYAILLGYPVSAIAFFCTDQAMVQSVLGAKNLEQGQLGVSFIGWLKILSLPLFILTGMICYILFPHLKDPSEAYMTMVTNLFPPGMNGLVIVVLIAVLVGTIGSSLNALSTVFTMDIYVKKLNPMASNQQIIRMGRLTVIAGCIFAIGMALAIDSIKGLNLFDVFQSILGFIAPPLAVVFLLSVFWKRTSRKAVNFVLSIGSIISLGTGVLYLWVWPATTHHFWPHYLLLSFLIFVVLTVLAIGISVLDPSPQIYVVDEAAEAPVWTTTPTVKLSWILLSLVMVGLYLFFSFVKF
- a CDS encoding Gfo/Idh/MocA family protein, which produces MLKLGILGLGEGRSTMSAAIQSPKWELKMVCDRSEDLCRKRADEFKMYDYTTNYQDMLDDREIDAIAIYTPDHLHAEHVKQALLHGKHVICTKPFIDDLSTANELIELAEKVGKKVFIGQSSRFFEPAKRQRKDFEAQLIGDLITIESHYHADHRWFLEKPWALESSFKWLYGGLSHPVDFIRWYMPDIEEVMGYGMISSNAKTAGLKNEDTMHFIFRATDGRIARVSGAYTGPTQPAQRDSGMTVILRGTEGASQADYHELRYAITDKTGEEKIVCWGDSTIKYYFRFEGQSHHAGEYQNYLEYFADSIEQDFTAYPDLKEGIGTVALLQAMDQSLQTGKPVKIADILNGIGPLTP
- a CDS encoding L-rhamnose mutarotase, which gives rise to MKLSKLYNILNINILLILCVVVSLLCGSRKSFAVASSKTPSVVELTGKTGASINARLLLNVCKQNGIPLSSVYQWKNHLVIYGNLPDTVKLLKQIKARYPACSIKSYSRPFYNFNRKYCNNQTEAKDWENIILTANLVADPKMQQEYLQYHATQFQKWPEVSNGFCHANFQQLLVFENGRQLMLVISIPKGESLDKLNPKTTENNPRVDEWNAMMKKYQTGIPGTKKNEVWVFFKPVG